A region from the Paraurantiacibacter namhicola genome encodes:
- the ccmE gene encoding cytochrome c maturation protein CcmE, translating to MSGGLKPKHQRLVLVIVAVVALVGAGLLAAYALRNQASYFYVPSEMVSAPPETGRAVRLGGMVQEGSMQTLPDGITVRFMVGDGEASVPVQFTGILPDLFVEGSGVVAEGSLAAGGTFMADNLLAKHDENYMPRELEDMSEAQANKVVAETTE from the coding sequence GTGAGCGGCGGGCTGAAGCCGAAGCACCAGCGGTTAGTGCTGGTGATCGTTGCCGTTGTAGCGCTGGTGGGCGCGGGCCTGCTCGCCGCCTATGCGCTGCGCAACCAGGCGAGCTATTTCTACGTGCCGAGCGAAATGGTGTCCGCGCCGCCGGAAACGGGCCGCGCCGTGCGCCTTGGCGGGATGGTGCAGGAAGGCTCCATGCAGACGTTGCCAGACGGCATCACGGTGCGCTTCATGGTCGGGGATGGGGAGGCGAGTGTCCCGGTGCAGTTCACCGGCATCCTGCCCGACCTGTTCGTGGAAGGCAGCGGCGTGGTCGCGGAAGGCAGCCTGGCTGCGGGCGGCACGTTCATGGCCGACAACCTCCTCGCCAAGCATGACGAGAATTACATGCCGCGCGAGCTCGAAGACATGAGCGAGGCGCAGGCCAACAAGGTCGTCGCGGAGACGACGGAGTGA